Proteins encoded within one genomic window of Thiothrix litoralis:
- the truC gene encoding tRNA pseudouridine(65) synthase TruC, which translates to MDILEILYRDEYLVAINKPSGLLVHRSLIDRHETRFAIQLTRDQIGQKVYPVHRLDKPTSGVLLFALDSNTARLLNAQFIAGLVQKTYLAVVRGHTDASGIIDYPLKEELDKLSDAHANQDKLAQEAITHYRRLATTELPYPVGRYASARYSLLELQPKTGRKHQLRRHMKHIFHPIVGDTTHGDGKHNSLFREQFACQRLLLHASSLHLTHPHTHEALMLEAIPPEDFGDVVRLLLPLQ; encoded by the coding sequence ATGGATATTTTAGAAATCCTCTACCGTGACGAATACCTTGTTGCCATTAACAAACCGTCCGGGCTGCTGGTTCACCGCAGCCTGATTGACCGCCACGAAACCCGGTTTGCCATTCAGCTTACCCGTGACCAGATCGGGCAGAAAGTTTACCCGGTACATCGTCTCGATAAGCCCACCTCCGGGGTGTTGCTGTTTGCACTCGACAGCAACACCGCCCGTTTGTTGAATGCACAATTCATTGCCGGGTTGGTGCAAAAAACTTACCTTGCGGTGGTGCGCGGGCATACTGATGCCAGTGGCATCATTGATTACCCGCTGAAAGAAGAGTTGGATAAGCTTTCTGATGCCCATGCGAATCAGGACAAGCTCGCGCAGGAAGCTATTACCCATTACCGACGGCTAGCAACGACGGAACTGCCTTATCCTGTAGGGCGTTATGCTAGCGCCCGCTATTCATTGCTGGAATTACAACCCAAAACCGGGCGTAAGCACCAGTTGCGCCGCCACATGAAGCATATTTTTCACCCGATTGTTGGTGATACTACCCACGGTGATGGCAAGCACAATAGCTTGTTCCGTGAGCAATTTGCCTGCCAGCGCCTGTTGTTGCACGCGTCCAGCCTGCACTTGACTCACCCTCATACCCATGAAGCTTTGATGCTTGAAGCAATTCCGCCAGAAGATTTTGGTGATGTGGTACGGTTATTGCTACCTCTCCAGTAA